A window from Sus scrofa isolate TJ Tabasco breed Duroc chromosome 2, Sscrofa11.1, whole genome shotgun sequence encodes these proteins:
- the CKMT2 gene encoding creatine kinase S-type, mitochondrial, which translates to MASTFSKLLTGRNASLLFATLGTGALTTGYLMNQRSVCAEAREQHRLFPPSADYPDLRKHNNCMAECLTPAIYAKLRNKVTPNGYTLDQCIQTGVDNPGHPFIKTVGMVAGDEESYEVFADLFDPVIKLRHNGYDPRVMKHPTDLDASKITQGQFDERYVLSSRVRTGRSIRGLSLPPACTRAERREVENVAITALEGLKGDLAGRYYKLSEMTEQDQQRLIDDHFLFDKPVSPLLTCAGMARDWPDARGIWHNYDKTFLIWINEEDHTRVISMEKGGNMKRVFERFCRGLKEVERLIQERGWEFMWNERLGYILTCPSNLGTGLRAGVHVRIPKLSKDPRFSKILENLRLQKRGTGGVDTAAVADVYDISNIDRIGRSEVELVQIVIDGVNYLVDCEKKLERGQDIKVPPPLPQFSRK; encoded by the exons ATGGCCAGCACCTTCTCAAAATTACTAACTGGCCGCAATGCTTCTTTGTTATTTGCCACCTTGGGCACCGGTGCCCTGACCACCGGGTACTTGATGAATCAGCGGAGCGTGTGTGCTGAGGCCCGGGAGCAGCACAGGCTGTTCCCGCCAAG CGCAGACTACCCTGATCTACGCAAGCACAACAACTGCATGGCCGAGTGCCTCACGCCGGCCATCTACGCCAAGCTCCGCAACAAGGTGACACCCAACGGCTACACCCTGGACCAGTGTATCCAGACTGGTGTGGACAACCCCGGCCACCCCTTTATAAAGACCGTGGGCATGGTGGCTGGTGATGAGGAGTCCTATGAG GTGTTTGCTGACCTCTTTGACCCAGTCATCAAGCTGAGGCACAATGGCTACGACCCTCGGGTGATGAAGCACCCCACTGATCTGGACGCATCCAAG ATCACCCAGGGGCAGTTCGACGAGCGCTACGTGCTGTCGTCTCGGGTGCGCACGGGCCGCAGCATCCGCGGGCTGAGCCTGCCGCCCGCCTGTACCCGGGCCGAGCGGAGGGAGGTGGAGAACGTGGCCATCACGGCCCTGGAAGGCCTCAAGGGGGACCTGGCCGGCCGTTACTACAAGCTGTCCGAGATGACGGAGCAGGACCAGCAGCGGCTCATCGAC GACCACTTTCTGTTTGATAAGCCAGTATCCCCTTTACTAACTTGTGCTGGGATGGCCCGTGACTGGCCAGATGCCAGGGGAATCTG GCACAATTATGACAAGACATTTCTCATCTGGATTAATGAGGAAGACCACACCAGGGTAATCTCTATGGAGAAAGGAGGCAATATGAAAAGAGTATTTGAGCGATTCTGTCGAGGACTCAAGGAG GTAGAACGTCTAATCCAAGAACGAGGCTGGGAGTTCATGTGGAATGAGCGCCTCGGGTACATTCTGACCTGTCCCTCGAACCTCGGCACGGGATTACGAGCTGGGGTCCATGTCAGGATCCCAAAACTCAGCAAG GATCCGCGATTTTCTAAGATCCTGGAGAACCTAAGACTCCAGAAGCGTGGTACAGGTGGTGTGGACACTGCAGCAGTGGCAGACGTGTATGATATTTCCAACATAGACCGAATTGGTCGATCAGAG